A window of Actinopolymorpha sp. NPDC004070 contains these coding sequences:
- a CDS encoding ABC transporter permease, producing MARFLVKRILHGLLVLFLITIGVFAIFFVAPNNVARTLAGRQATPQTVKLIEERLGLDQPVWKQYLDFLWKALHGDLGFDYYHQVPVTHIIGDALPATVGLALGAAIIWMLLGVFNGVVAAVRPRSIADRGMTGFALFFYSMPTFLLGLLLLYFLYFQLTLKGYPVFPAGGYVPITQNPLDWARHLVLPWLTLALVLAATYTRLTRGSMLDVLGEDYIRTARSKGISERRVVYRHGLRSALTPVVTQFGIDLGQLVGGVVVTETVFSIDGLGKTAIDAINQQDLPVIIGIVIFAAVAVIVANILVDVAYAILDPRVRLN from the coding sequence ATGGCCCGATTTCTCGTCAAGCGAATCCTGCACGGCCTACTGGTGCTGTTCCTCATCACGATCGGCGTGTTCGCGATCTTCTTCGTGGCGCCCAACAACGTCGCCCGCACCCTGGCGGGCCGGCAGGCCACGCCGCAGACCGTGAAACTCATCGAGGAACGGCTCGGCCTGGACCAGCCGGTCTGGAAGCAGTACCTCGACTTCTTGTGGAAGGCACTGCACGGCGACCTCGGCTTCGACTACTACCACCAGGTGCCGGTGACGCACATCATCGGCGACGCGCTGCCGGCCACTGTCGGCCTGGCCCTGGGCGCGGCAATCATCTGGATGCTGCTCGGTGTGTTCAACGGCGTCGTGGCAGCGGTCCGGCCGCGCTCCATCGCGGACCGGGGCATGACCGGGTTCGCGCTGTTCTTCTACTCCATGCCGACGTTCCTGCTGGGTCTGCTGCTGCTGTACTTCCTGTACTTCCAGCTGACTCTGAAGGGTTACCCGGTCTTCCCGGCGGGCGGCTACGTACCCATCACGCAGAACCCACTGGACTGGGCGCGGCACCTGGTGCTCCCCTGGCTCACGCTGGCGCTGGTCCTGGCCGCGACGTACACGCGGCTGACCCGTGGGTCGATGCTGGACGTGCTCGGTGAGGACTACATCCGCACCGCACGGTCCAAGGGCATCTCCGAACGCCGGGTCGTCTACCGGCACGGCCTGCGCAGCGCGCTCACCCCGGTCGTGACGCAGTTCGGCATCGACCTCGGTCAGCTCGTCGGCGGCGTGGTGGTCACCGAGACGGTGTTCAGCATCGACGGTCTGGGCAAGACGGCGATCGACGCGATCAACCAGCAGGACCTGCCGGTGATCATCGGCATCGTCATCTTCGCCGCGGTCGCGGTCATCGTCGCCAACATCCTGGTCGACGTCGCCTACGCCATCCTCGATCCGCGGGTACGCCTCAACTGA
- a CDS encoding NfeD family protein: protein MDAWVVWLVVALVFGIAELLRVTLHLALVSGAALVTALVAATGLGVPFQITTFALATLLLMVFVRPLAQHALRRAPEMRSGTAALVGREALVLREVTRHTGRVRIGGEEWSARAYDSTLVIPPGATVDVIAIEGATALVYPREDPWSV, encoded by the coding sequence ATGGACGCGTGGGTCGTGTGGTTGGTCGTGGCGCTGGTTTTCGGCATCGCCGAACTCCTCCGGGTCACGCTCCACCTCGCCCTGGTGTCGGGGGCGGCACTGGTGACGGCGCTGGTGGCGGCCACGGGTCTGGGTGTGCCGTTCCAGATCACGACGTTCGCGCTGGCCACCCTGCTGCTGATGGTGTTCGTCCGCCCGCTCGCCCAGCACGCCCTGCGCAGGGCGCCGGAGATGCGGTCGGGCACGGCGGCGCTGGTGGGCCGGGAGGCGCTGGTGCTCCGTGAAGTGACCAGGCACACCGGCCGGGTCCGGATCGGCGGTGAGGAGTGGAGCGCGCGGGCGTACGACTCCACGCTGGTGATTCCGCCCGGCGCCACCGTCGACGTGATCGCGATCGAGGGCGCCACGGCGCTGGTCTACCCGCGTGAGGACCCCTGGTCGGTGTGA
- a CDS encoding dipeptide ABC transporter ATP-binding protein — protein MLLEVNDLRKWFPVRSDRLFSRGKEHVQAVDGVDLQVRAGETLGLVGETGCGKSTLARCMTRLYDVTSGRITFDGTDITSLSRRELRPLRREIQMIFQDPYGSLNPRRRVGSIIGDPFAIHGVGKGPERKRKVQELMELVGLNPEHFNRFPAEFSGGQRQRIGVARALAMRPKLIVCDEPVSALDVSIQAQIINLLDDLQQEFNLTYVFIAHDLSVVRHVSDRIAVMYLGNVVEVADADSLHKEPRHPYTNALLSAVPLADPDLSDRRERIILRGDVPSPLNPPSGCRFHPRCPKAADTCATEVPPLIARLNDGPEHLAACHFPVEIGENLVEARPTIAAERTEFAPELVNGDQS, from the coding sequence GTGCTGCTGGAGGTGAACGACCTCCGCAAGTGGTTCCCGGTCCGCTCGGACCGGCTGTTCTCCCGCGGCAAGGAGCACGTACAGGCCGTCGACGGTGTCGACCTGCAGGTGCGGGCGGGTGAGACGCTCGGCCTGGTCGGTGAGACCGGCTGTGGCAAGTCGACCCTCGCGCGCTGCATGACCCGGCTGTACGACGTGACCTCGGGCCGGATCACCTTCGACGGCACCGACATCACCTCCCTGTCGCGCCGGGAGCTGCGGCCGCTGCGCCGGGAGATCCAGATGATCTTCCAGGACCCGTACGGCTCGCTGAACCCGCGCCGCCGGGTCGGCTCGATCATCGGCGACCCGTTCGCCATCCACGGAGTCGGCAAGGGACCCGAGCGCAAGCGCAAGGTCCAGGAGCTGATGGAGCTCGTCGGTCTCAATCCCGAGCACTTCAACCGGTTCCCGGCGGAGTTCTCCGGCGGCCAGCGCCAGCGCATCGGTGTGGCCAGGGCCCTCGCGATGCGGCCCAAGCTGATCGTGTGCGACGAGCCGGTCTCCGCGCTGGACGTCTCCATCCAGGCGCAGATCATCAACCTGCTGGACGATCTGCAGCAGGAGTTCAACCTGACCTACGTCTTCATCGCCCACGACCTGTCGGTGGTACGCCACGTCAGTGACCGGATCGCGGTCATGTACCTCGGCAACGTGGTCGAGGTCGCCGACGCCGACTCCCTGCACAAGGAGCCTCGCCACCCCTACACCAACGCGCTGCTGTCGGCGGTGCCGCTGGCCGACCCGGACCTATCCGACCGGCGGGAGCGGATCATCCTGCGCGGCGACGTACCTTCGCCGCTCAACCCGCCGTCCGGTTGCCGGTTCCACCCCCGCTGCCCGAAGGCCGCCGACACGTGCGCCACCGAGGTGCCGCCGCTGATCGCCCGGCTGAACGACGGCCCGGAGCACCTCGCCGCCTGCCACTTCCCGGTGGAGATCGGCGAGAACCTCGTCGAGGCACGGCCAACGATCGCCGCGGAGCGCACCGAGTTCGCTCCTGAGCTGGTGAACGGAGACCAGTCGTGA
- a CDS encoding ABC transporter permease has product MSTTESPYDLETEGPKASIEGRSPWRLAWERLRRDRVALICFVVILLIVAMAVFAPVVAAITGHGVNTQYRTNGLTPDGMPKAPSGEFWLGTDDLGRDILVRIAYGARVSLLVGVVATLITVAIGVVVGLAAGYFGGLVDTILARLVDVVLSFPFMLFALALVSVTGPSLKVVIIAISAFSWASVARIVRGQVLSLREREFVEAARSLGASDSRIMFVDVLPNIMAPVIVYTTLLIPTVIVVEATLSFLGLGVPEPAATWGGMLNESIAYYQVAWWFILFPGLALLLTTLAFNLLGDGVRDAFDPSSDRLLVTNEQNAKGE; this is encoded by the coding sequence GTGAGCACCACCGAATCCCCGTACGACCTGGAGACCGAGGGGCCCAAGGCCTCGATCGAGGGCCGCAGTCCCTGGCGGCTGGCCTGGGAACGCCTGCGCCGCGACCGGGTGGCGCTGATCTGCTTCGTGGTCATCCTCCTGATCGTCGCGATGGCGGTCTTCGCACCGGTGGTCGCGGCGATCACCGGCCATGGTGTCAACACGCAGTACCGCACCAACGGCCTGACGCCCGACGGCATGCCCAAGGCACCCAGCGGGGAGTTCTGGCTCGGCACCGACGACCTGGGCCGCGACATCCTGGTCCGGATCGCCTACGGCGCCCGGGTATCCCTGCTGGTCGGCGTGGTGGCGACCCTGATCACCGTGGCCATCGGCGTGGTGGTGGGGCTCGCGGCCGGCTACTTCGGCGGGTTGGTCGACACCATCCTCGCCCGGCTGGTCGACGTGGTGCTGTCCTTCCCGTTCATGCTGTTCGCCCTGGCGCTGGTGTCCGTCACCGGGCCGAGCCTGAAGGTCGTGATCATCGCGATCAGCGCGTTCAGCTGGGCCTCGGTGGCCCGGATCGTGCGCGGACAGGTGCTGTCGTTACGAGAACGCGAGTTCGTCGAGGCGGCCCGCTCACTCGGCGCGAGCGACAGCCGGATCATGTTCGTGGACGTGCTCCCGAACATCATGGCACCGGTGATCGTCTACACCACGCTGCTCATTCCGACGGTGATCGTGGTGGAGGCCACGCTGTCGTTCCTCGGCCTGGGCGTGCCCGAGCCTGCCGCGACGTGGGGCGGGATGCTGAACGAGTCGATCGCCTACTACCAGGTCGCCTGGTGGTTCATCCTCTTCCCCGGACTCGCGCTGCTCCTCACCACGCTGGCGTTCAACCTGCTCGGTGACGGCGTGCGCGACGCATTCGACCCGAGCTCGGACCGACTTCTCGTCACCAACGAGCAGAACGCAAAGGGTGAGTGA